The following proteins are encoded in a genomic region of Rhizobium sp. CCGE531:
- a CDS encoding SPFH domain-containing protein — protein sequence MVVGGFSIVVIALIVLVILVLFAGIKTVPQGYRYTVQRFGRYIRTLEPGLNLIVPFIETVGARMNVMEQVLAVPTQEVITKDNASIAADAVAFFQVLNAAQAAYQITNLENAILNLTKTNIRSVMGSMDLDELLSNRDMINERLLRVVDEAAEPWGIKMTRVEIKDIQPPKDLVDAMARQMKAEREKRAQVLEAEGLRNAQILRAEGAKQAAVLQAEGQREAAFRNAEARERLAEAEAKATRVVSEAIAEGNVQAINYFIAQKYTEALTAIGSAGNSKIVLMPMEASSLIGSLGGIGAIAREVFGDNGGGNGAPQPSQPRSGTVRTTPSVNPLPSRES from the coding sequence ATGGTAGTCGGTGGTTTCAGCATCGTCGTGATTGCCCTGATCGTCTTGGTCATCCTAGTGCTGTTCGCAGGGATCAAGACCGTGCCGCAGGGCTATCGATACACGGTCCAGCGCTTCGGTCGCTACATCCGCACATTGGAGCCGGGGCTCAACCTGATCGTGCCCTTCATCGAAACGGTCGGCGCGCGCATGAACGTGATGGAACAGGTGCTGGCCGTGCCGACACAGGAAGTCATCACCAAGGACAATGCCAGCATCGCGGCCGATGCGGTCGCCTTCTTTCAGGTGCTGAACGCGGCCCAGGCCGCCTATCAGATCACCAATCTCGAAAACGCGATCCTCAATCTCACCAAGACCAACATCCGCTCCGTCATGGGCTCCATGGACCTCGATGAATTGCTGTCGAACCGCGATATGATCAACGAGCGGCTGCTGCGCGTGGTTGACGAGGCGGCCGAACCCTGGGGCATCAAGATGACGCGCGTCGAGATCAAGGACATCCAGCCGCCGAAAGATCTTGTGGATGCCATGGCGCGGCAGATGAAGGCCGAGCGTGAAAAGCGCGCGCAGGTCCTGGAGGCAGAGGGCCTGCGCAACGCCCAGATCCTGCGCGCCGAGGGCGCCAAGCAGGCAGCCGTGCTGCAGGCGGAAGGCCAGCGCGAAGCCGCGTTCCGTAATGCCGAGGCGCGCGAGCGTCTTGCCGAGGCCGAAGCCAAGGCGACCCGCGTGGTGTCCGAGGCCATCGCCGAGGGCAATGTGCAGGCGATCAATTACTTCATTGCGCAAAAATACACCGAAGCCCTGACCGCGATCGGCTCCGCCGGCAATTCGAAAATCGTGCTGATGCCGATGGAGGCCAGCTCCCTCATCGGCTCGCTCGGCGGCATCGGCGCCATCGCCCGCGAAGTCTTCGGCGACAATGGCGGCGGCAACGGCGCTCCGCAACCTTCCCAGCCACGGTCGGGCACGGTTCGCACCACGCCGTCCGTCAATCCGCTGCCCTCTCGGGAGAGCTGA
- a CDS encoding NfeD family protein — translation MFDNLVVELGPWSWWLFGLVLLAAELILPGFFLVWVGLAGIIVGALSLLFWDSAFWVWQVQGLVFAATAVIVTLIGRRYLYNNNQVTDEPFLNQRGASLVGRTATLEQPIAEGRGRIRLNDTYWTVSGPDLPVGTRVKVIASNGRELTVEPV, via the coding sequence ATGTTCGACAATCTTGTCGTGGAACTCGGCCCCTGGAGCTGGTGGCTGTTCGGATTGGTGCTGCTCGCCGCCGAGCTGATCCTGCCGGGCTTCTTCCTGGTGTGGGTCGGCCTGGCCGGCATCATCGTCGGCGCCTTGTCACTGCTTTTCTGGGATAGCGCCTTCTGGGTCTGGCAGGTGCAGGGGCTCGTCTTCGCGGCCACGGCCGTGATCGTCACCCTGATTGGGCGCCGCTATCTCTACAATAACAACCAGGTTACGGATGAGCCGTTCCTGAACCAGCGCGGCGCCAGCCTGGTCGGGCGCACGGCAACCCTCGAGCAACCGATCGCCGAAGGCCGGGGGCGCATTCGCCTGAACGATACCTACTGGACGGTCAGCGGGCCGGACTTGCCTGTCGGCACGCGCGTCAAGGTCATCGCCAGCAACGGCCGTGAGCTTACGGTCGAACCCGTCTGA